A portion of the Chelonia mydas isolate rCheMyd1 chromosome 23, rCheMyd1.pri.v2, whole genome shotgun sequence genome contains these proteins:
- the ZC3H4 gene encoding zinc finger CCCH domain-containing protein 4 isoform X3 translates to MKRKRRKEREREKEKRRAKKKRKSKHKRHASSSEDFSDYSEDSDFSPSEKGHRKYREYSPPYPLSHQQYQSSHSAPLPKKSYSKMESKNYSMYEDYENEAYGEYEGDEDEDMGKEEYDDFTKELNQYRRAKEGTHRGRGSRGRGRGYRGRGGRGGMRGRGMGRGGRGRGRGEHPEEEEEMYEEEMEYGDNEEPMGDEEYDDYSKELNQYRRSKEGRGRGLNRGRGRGPRGRGSKGMGRGRGRGGSRSGMGKGGGMNEDDDYYDEDMGDGGSGGNYRRNDHDKPHQQSDKKGKVICKYFVEGRCTWGEHCNFSHDIELPKKRELCKFYITGYCARAENCPYMHGDFPCKLFHTTGNCINGDDCMFSHEPLTDETRELLDKMLADDAEAGAEDEKEVEELKKQGINPLPKPPPGVGLLPTPPRPPGPPAPTSPNGRPIPGGPPPPPPPPLPPPGPPQLPPPPHEPLSPQQLQQQQDMYKKIPSLFEIVVRPTGQLAEKLGVRHPVPPPPRFPGPGGPPGPMPGPMHPDMHPDMHPDMHPDMHPDMHLDMHPDMHPDMHPDMHPDMHPDMHPDMPMGPGMNPGPPMGPRPPMMPYGPDDSPHSGMMPPGPPAQSFYDNFYQQQEGGLDMDPGLMGDPEDYGNYEDMDEPLAEHLFPDQSLEPDSLCEGGAPGLHKPSANIPDFLPSAQRALYLRIQQKQQEEEERARRLAESSKQERENEEGDPGNWYSSDEDDGGSSVTSILKTLRQQSSSRPHAQASHGEISGSIGPGVSDPRLQKAQPAGSSRPADPRVLRDPRLSRNADTCGPSSTGDAGPTDPRLARHIPTPALKPDAPHSSSAASQKAALVPEEEEGERALRDKPVNIPLDALPAHALRDPRSQLQQFSHIKKDVILNKPNFARMVLWSPEDLIPLPVPKQEFVPVPAALQSLPALDPRLNRPQNTGLSDPRQRGAAAQAEPATSSGTNIPDFELLSRILKTVNASGSPGPGQSDKPSDPRMRKAPADPRLQKPAEPAAARATKPAEPAQPTAATTPSSETAPAIAPYDPRLLTAGGLSKGSSQSSVLSGISLYDPRTPSSGGKAAESPSEGNASLKGPEASKSTNKAKEPLFVRRSALDQPEAEKAGADLATDRYNSYNRPRPKAASSSSTAPAASSTPTQETAPQPGVHNLPVPSVYGMVKQTTKPGSGSPFAGNSPAQDSEQQDAGSLKDVFKGFDPTASPFCQ, encoded by the exons ATGAAGCGCAAGAGGAggaaagagcgagagagagagaaagagaaaagaagagcaaaaaagaaaaggaaatccaAGCACAAA CGCCATGCATCTTCCAGTGAAGACTTCTCTGACTACAGCGAGGACTCTGATTTCAGCCCCAGTGAGAAGGGGCACAGAAAGTACCGGGAATACAGCCCTCCTTACCCTCTT TCTCACCAGCAGTATCAGTCCTCTCACAGTGCCCCTTTGCCAAAGAAGAGCTACTCCAAAATGGAGAGCAAGAATTACAGCATGTATGAGGATTACGAGAATGAGGCCTATGGCGAATACGAGGGGGATGAAGATGAAGACATGGGGAAAGAAGAGTATGACGACTTCACAAAAGAGCTGAACCAGTACCGGAGAGCTAAGGAGGGGACACATCGGGGGCGAG GCAGTCGAGGCCGAGGCCGAGGATACCGAGGACGTGGAGGCAGAGGTGGAATGAGAGGGCGAGGCATGGGCCGAGGAGGCcgtgggagagggagaggtgaACATccggaagaggaggaggaaatgtatGAAGAAGAAATGGAA TATGGTGACAATGAAGAGCCAATGGGTGACGAGGAGTACGATGACTATTCAAAAGAGTTGAACCAGTACCGGAGGAGCAAAGAGGGCAGAGGGCGAG GTTTAAATCGGGGGCGTGGCCGTGGCCCCAGAGGGAGAGGAAGCAAGGGgatgggcaggggaagaggaagaggcgGGAGCAGAAGTGGAATGGGGAAAGGTGGCGGAATGAACGAGGATGACGATTACTATGATGAGGACATGGGG GACGGAGGAAGTGGTGGAAATTACAGGCGGAATGACCATGATAAACCCCATCAGCAGTCggataaaaaaggaaaagttatcTGCAAATACTTTGTGGAAGGCAGGTGTACCTGG GGGGAGCATTGCAATTTCAGCCATGACATTGAACTACCAAAGAAACGGGAACTGTGCAAGTTTTACATCACTGGTTACTGTGCGAGGGCAGAGAATTGCCCTTACATGCATG GAGACTTTCCTTGTAAACTGTTCCACACCACTGGGAATTGTATCAATGGGGACGACTGTATGTTTTCCCATGAGCCGCTCACAGACGAAACGCGGGAGCTGCTGGACAAG atGCTGGCTGATGATGCAGAAGCAGGTGCAGAAGATGAGAAGGAAGTTGAAGAGCTAAAGAAACAGGGCATCAATCCATTACCAAAACCTCCACCCGGAGTGGGCCTGCTGCCCACACCCCCTCGTCCTCCTGGACCGCCAGCTCCAACTTCTCCCAATGGCAGGCCAATTCCTGGAggaccaccacctcctccaccgCCCCCCCTTCCACCGCCAGGGCCACCCCAGCTGCCACCTCCGCCGCACGAGCCTCTCTCACCACAgcagcttcagcagcagcaggacatgTATAAGAAAATCCCATCTCTGTTTGAGATTGTGGTGCGGCCCactgggcagctggcagagaaacTAGGCGTGCG GCACccagttccaccacctccccgcTTCCCTGGGCCTGGTGGACCACCTGGGCCTATGCCAGGACCCATGCACCCGGATATGCACCCAGATATGCATCCTGACATGCACCCGGATATGCATCCTGACATGCATCTGGACATGCATCCCGACATGCACCCTGACATGCACCCAGACATGCATCCAGATATGCACCCCGACATGCACCCAGATATGCCTATGGGCCCAGGGATGAATCCTGGGCCTCCAATGGGTCCCAGGCCCCCAATGATGCCATATGGCCCGGACGATTCTCCACACTCCGGAATGATGCCCCCTGGCCCACCTGCACAAAGCTTTTACGATAATTTCTACCAACAGCAAGAGGGGGGCCTGGACATGGACCCTGGCTTGATGGGTGACCCAG AGGACTATGGGAATTACGAGGATATGGACGAGCCTCTGGCAGAGCATCTTTTCCCTGACCAGTCCTTGGAACCCGATTCCTTGTGTGAAGGAGGGGCTCCAGGGTTACACAAACCATCAGCCAACATCCCTGACTTCCTGCCATCTGCCCAGAGAGCCCTGTACCTGAGGatccagcagaagcagcaggaagaggaggagagggctCGAAGACTGGCCGAGAGCAGTAAGCAGGAGCGGGAGAATGAGGAAG GTGATCCTGGCAACTGGTATTCCAGTGACGAGGATGACGGTGGAAGTAGCGTCACTTCCATACTGAAAACCCTAAGGCAGCAAAGTTCAAGCAGGCCTCATGCCCAGGCATCCCATGGAGAAATCAGTGGCAGCATCGGCCCAGGTGTGAGTGACCCTCGCCTGCAGAAGGCCCAGCCAGCAGGGAGCAGTCGGCCTGCGGATCCACGTGTGCTGCGGGATCCCAGGTTGTCTCGAAATGCCGATACTTGTGGTCCATCTAGCACTGGGGACGCAGGGCCCACTGACCCAAGGCTAGCAAGACACATTCCCACGCCTGCCCTGAAACCGGATGCTCCTCATTCCAGCAGTGCTGCCAGTCAGAAGGCTGCCTTGGTTCctgaggaggaagaaggggaaagagcACTGAGGGACAAACCGGTCAATATCCCCTTAGACGCACTGCCAGCCCACGCTCTGCGAGACCCCAGGTCTCAGCTGCAGCAGTTCAGCCACATAAAGAAAGACGTGATCCTAAACAAGCCAAACTTTGCCCGAATGGTCCTGTGGAGCCCAGAGGATCTGATTCCACTGCCTGTCCCAAAGCAAGAATTTGTTCCTGTCCCAGCTGCTCTCCAGTCATTACCTGCCCTTGACCCGCGACTCAACAGGCCCCAAAATACAGGCCTTTCTGACCCCAGACAGCGAGGAGCAGCAGCCCAAGCAGAGCCTGCCACCAGTTCTGGCACCAACATCCCTGACTTCGAGCTGTTGTCAAGAATATTAAAGACTGTGAATGCGTCTGGCAGTCCAGGGCCCGGGCAGAGCGATAAACCGAGTGACCCTCGGATGCGCAAAGCACCAGCTGATCCCAGGTTACAGAAACCAgcagagccagcagctgccagagccaCTAAACCTGCAGAGCCAGCtcagccaacagctgctaccacaCCCAGCAGCGAGACAGCTCCCGCCATTGCTCCCTACGACCCCAGGCTGCTGACAGCTGGAGGACTAAGCAAAGGGAGTAGCCAAAGCAGCGTGCTCAGTGGGATTAGCCTGTATGACCCCAGGACTCCGAGTTCAGGTGGCAAAGCCGCAGAGTCTCCCAGCGAAGGGAATGCATCGCTGAAAGGCCCAGAGGCCAGCAAGAGCACTAACAAGGCCAAGGAGCCTCTGTTTGTGCGCAGGTCTGCGTTGGATCAGCCCGAGGCCGAGAAGGCAGGCGCTGATCTTGCAACAGACAGATACAATAGCTATAACAGGCCGCGTCCCAaggcagcctcctcctcctccaccgccCCCGCCGCCTCCTCCACACCCACCCAGGAGACTGCACCTCAGCCAGGGGTTCATAACCTCCCTGTGCCCTCCGTCTATGGCATGGTTAAGCAGACCACAAAGCCTGGGTCAGGCAGCCCCTTTGCAGGCAACAGTCCTGCCCAGGACAGTGAGCAGCAGGATGCTGGGTCTCTGAAAGATGTTTTTAAGGGCTTTGATCCCACAGCTTCACCATTCTGCCAGTAG